From a region of the Hippopotamus amphibius kiboko isolate mHipAmp2 chromosome 3, mHipAmp2.hap2, whole genome shotgun sequence genome:
- the KLHDC8A gene encoding kelch domain-containing protein 8A yields MEVPNVKDFQWKRLAPLPSRRVYCSLLETGGQVYAIGGCDDNGVPMDCFEVYSPEADQWTALPPLPTARAGVAVAALGKRIMVIGGVGTSQLPLKVVEMYSMDEGKWKKRSTLREAAMGISVTAKDYRVYAAGGMGLDLRPHNHLQHYDMLKDMWVSLAPMPTPRYAATSFLRGSKIYVLGGRQSKYAVNAFEVFDIETRSWTQFPHIPCKRAFSSFVALDERLYSLGGLRQGRLYRRPKFLRTMDVFDVEQGGWLKMERSFFLKKRRADFVAGSLSGRVIVAGGLGNQPTVLETAEAFHPGKNKWEVLPAMPTPRCACSSIIVKNCLLAVGGVNQGLSDAVEALCVSDS; encoded by the exons ATGGAGGTGCCCAACGTCAAGGACTTCCAGTGGAAGCGCCTGGCGCCACTGCCCAGCCGCCGGGTCTACTGCTCCCTGCTGGAAACCGGGGGGCAGGTCTATGCCATCGGGGGATGTGACGACAACGGCGTCCCCATGGACTGCTTTGAGGTCTACTCCCCCGAGGCCGACCAGTGGACTGCCCTGCCCCCCCTGCCCACGGCCCGGGCCGGGGTGGCCGTCGCCGCCCTGGGGAAGCGGATCATGGTGATCGGGGGTGTGGGCACCAGTCAGCTGCCCCTGAAGGTCGTGGAGATGTACAGCATGGATGAGGGCAAGTGGAAGAAGAGGAGCACGCTGCGCGAGGCCGCCATGGGCATCTCCGTCACGGCCAAAG ATTACCGAGTGTACGCAGCAGGCGGGATGGGCCTGGACCTCCGTCCGCACAACCACCTCCAACACTATGACATGCTCAAGGACATGTGGGTGTCTCTAGCACCCATGCCCACCCCGAGATATGCTGCCACCTCCTTCCTCCGAGGTTCCAAGATCTATGTGCTGG GGGGACGACAGTCCAAGTATGCCGTCAACGCCTTTGAGGTCTTTGACATCGAGACCCGCTCCTGGACCCAGTTCCCCCACATTCCCTGCAAGCGGGCCTTCTCCAGCTTTGTGGCCCTGGACGAGCGCCTGTACAGCCTGGGTGGCCTGCGGCAGGGTCGGCTCTACCGGCGGCCCAAGTTCCTCCGGACGATGGATGTGTTCGACGTGGAACAGG GGGGATGGCTGAAGATGGAGCGCTCATTCTTCCTCAAGAAGCGGCGGGCAGACTTTGTGGCCGGCTCTCTGAGTGGACGCGTCATAGTGGCTGGAGGACTTG GAAACCAGCCCACTGTCCTGGAGACGGCAGAGGCATTCCACCCGGGGAAGAACAAGTGGGAGGTCCTCCCAGCCATGCCCACGCCCCGCTGCGCCTGCTCCAGCATCATCGTCAAGAACTGCCTCCTGGCCGTGGGGGGCGTCAACCAGGGTCTGAGCGATGCAGTGGAAGCCCTGTGTGTCTCTGACTCCTAG